The following are encoded in a window of Pseudostreptobacillus hongkongensis genomic DNA:
- a CDS encoding HD domain-containing protein, protein MIKKVYEYFIARLNYEEVNDYTKILNEEELKLFNLMNKYDKLHSINVYKGISKTNLDKKYLKLALLHDIGKEKAGFIIRVLHKIGFKTRLRNHALNGYNLVKDIDLEVANLILIHHNKDVDDNMKIFQGVDDVN, encoded by the coding sequence ATGATAAAGAAAGTTTATGAATATTTTATAGCAAGATTAAATTATGAAGAAGTTAATGATTATACTAAAATTTTAAATGAAGAAGAGTTAAAGTTATTTAATTTGATGAATAAGTATGATAAGTTACATAGTATAAATGTTTATAAGGGAATAAGTAAAACAAATTTAGATAAAAAATATCTAAAACTTGCCTTATTACATGATATAGGTAAAGAAAAAGCAGGCTTCATAATTCGTGTTTTACATAAAATAGGTTTTAAAACAAGACTTAGAAATCATGCTTTAAATGGATATAATCTTGTTAAAGATATTGATTTAGAAGTGGCAAATTTAATATTAATACATCACAATAAAGATGTTGACGATAATATGAAGATTTTTCAAGGAGTAGATGATGTTAATTGA
- a CDS encoding tRNA1(Val) (adenine(37)-N6)-methyltransferase, protein MGKYYIDIAGFNLMQIKGLQSTTLDSVLISDFVKINSKSKQIIDIGSGFGIISMILARRSKASVIGIEINKEAYDASLENKKRNNLENLSFINNDIKNYKEMFKEQSIDIIVSNPPYFKESNVDNKKKNEDLNNARFEQTLSIKDIIDISKYLLKNRASLYLIFRTERLLEIISYLNNTNLVIKRLKPIYTKFEDEKAIISMVEIVKDAKNGLILEKPIYIYEKDGKTRNEYIEKLYKG, encoded by the coding sequence ATGGGAAAATACTATATTGATATAGCTGGTTTTAATTTGATGCAAATTAAAGGGCTACAGTCTACGACTTTAGATTCAGTTTTAATATCAGATTTTGTTAAGATTAATTCAAAAAGTAAGCAAATAATTGATATAGGATCTGGATTTGGAATAATATCAATGATACTTGCTAGACGTTCAAAGGCAAGTGTTATAGGAATAGAAATAAATAAGGAGGCATATGATGCCTCCTTAGAAAATAAAAAAAGAAATAATTTAGAAAATTTATCATTTATAAATAATGATATTAAAAACTATAAAGAAATGTTTAAAGAACAAAGTATTGATATTATAGTGTCAAATCCTCCATATTTTAAAGAATCTAATGTGGATAATAAAAAGAAAAATGAAGATTTAAATAATGCTAGATTTGAACAAACTTTGTCTATAAAGGATATAATAGATATTTCAAAATATTTACTTAAAAATAGAGCTTCTCTTTATTTAATATTTAGAACTGAAAGATTATTAGAAATTATATCATATTTAAATAATACAAATTTAGTTATAAAAAGATTAAAACCTATTTACACTAAGTTTGAAGATGAAAAGGCTATTATTTCTATGGTAGAAATTGTTAAGGATGCAAAGAATGGATTGATTTTAGAAAAACCTATATACATATATGAAAAGGATGGTAAAACTAGAAATGAGTATATTGAAAAATTATACAAAGGATAA
- a CDS encoding RluA family pseudouridine synthase has protein sequence MLIEENIESRLDVYLSSILDESRTRIQDLIKSGNILVNGLKTKGSYKLVKGDELTVNIPELKELDIKPQNIKLDIVYEDKYLLVVNKPAGMIVHPAKGHVDGTLVNALLYNIKDLSGINGTLRPGIVHRLDKDTSGLIIVAKDDKTHQLLTDMFKNKEIEKIYYAIIKMDLKKESGRIETYIGRDKKDRKKMSVNSEGKFAITNFERIDHNAKYSLLKINLETGRTHQIRVHMSHFFAPIIGDSVYGRKDEFNRQMLHAYSLKFRHPITKKDMYITSRLHNDFIESLNKTKLRIDIDGY, from the coding sequence ATGTTAATTGAAGAAAATATAGAAAGTAGATTAGATGTTTATCTATCAAGTATACTTGATGAATCAAGAACTAGAATACAAGATTTAATTAAAAGTGGTAATATTTTAGTTAACGGGTTAAAAACAAAAGGATCATATAAGTTAGTAAAGGGGGATGAACTTACAGTTAATATACCTGAATTAAAAGAACTAGATATTAAACCACAGAATATTAAACTGGATATAGTTTATGAGGATAAATATTTATTAGTAGTAAATAAACCAGCTGGAATGATAGTTCATCCAGCTAAAGGACATGTTGATGGAACCTTGGTTAATGCACTTTTATACAACATAAAAGATTTATCTGGTATAAATGGTACATTAAGACCAGGAATAGTACATAGATTAGATAAGGATACATCAGGATTAATCATAGTTGCAAAAGATGATAAAACACATCAACTTTTAACTGATATGTTTAAGAATAAAGAAATAGAAAAGATTTATTATGCAATAATTAAAATGGATTTAAAAAAAGAAAGTGGAAGAATTGAAACATATATAGGAAGAGATAAAAAGGATAGAAAAAAAATGAGTGTAAATTCTGAGGGGAAGTTTGCAATAACTAATTTTGAAAGAATTGACCATAATGCAAAATATTCTCTTTTAAAGATTAATCTTGAGACAGGAAGAACACATCAAATTAGAGTACATATGTCGCATTTTTTTGCACCTATTATAGGTGATAGTGTTTATGGGAGAAAAGATGAATTTAATAGACAAATGTTACATGCATATAGTTTGAAATTTAGGCACCCTATTACTAAAAAAGATATGTATATAACATCTAGATTACATAATGACTTTATAGAATCATTAAATAAAACAAAACTAAGGATAGATATAGATGGATATTAA
- a CDS encoding ribonuclease HII, with protein MDINFDKEFGRDIIGVDEAGRGPLAGPVVAAAVYIKKISESFLELNDSKKLTDKKRRKLYNELINSNDIVYGVGIVEANVIDDINILNATFLAMRKALENINLNLDDYLLLVDGNHKIREYNYEQIPVIKGDSKSMSIAAASVIAKVTRDIIMERLEEDTPGYNFDKHKGYGTKLHYQKIDELGISVNHRRTFLKKVLK; from the coding sequence ATGGATATTAATTTTGATAAGGAATTTGGAAGGGATATAATTGGAGTTGATGAGGCTGGACGTGGACCTCTTGCTGGACCTGTTGTAGCAGCAGCTGTATATATTAAAAAGATTTCTGAATCATTTTTAGAATTAAATGATTCTAAAAAACTAACAGATAAAAAAAGAAGAAAGTTATATAATGAGTTAATAAATTCAAATGATATAGTTTATGGCGTAGGTATAGTGGAAGCTAATGTAATAGATGATATTAATATATTGAATGCAACATTTTTAGCTATGCGTAAAGCCTTAGAAAATATTAATTTGAATTTGGATGATTATTTATTATTAGTTGATGGAAATCACAAAATTAGAGAATATAACTATGAACAAATTCCAGTTATAAAAGGTGATTCTAAATCTATGTCTATAGCTGCAGCATCAGTTATAGCCAAGGTTACAAGGGATATTATTATGGAAAGACTTGAAGAAGATACACCAGGTTATAACTTTGATAAACATAAAGGATATGGAACTAAATTACATTATCAAAAAATTGATGAACTTGGTATATCTGTAAATCATAGAAGAACATTTCTAAAGAAGGTGTTAAAATGA
- the uppS gene encoding polyprenyl diphosphate synthase → MSILKNYTKDKFPKHIAIIMDGNGRWAKNKSMIRTRGHEKGAETLENILKKARSLGIEYLSVYAFSTENWKRPKLEVDAIMKLFSKYLEKKKEEFKNNDIRLVISGNRENLSKSLLKQINEIEDYLKDCKKIVLNICFNYGARTEIVDGIKKLIEDKIEINEENISKYLYNSFIPEPDLLIRTGGEFRLSNFLLWQIAYSEIYVTDILWPDFNEDDFEKAILSYINRDRRFGNVK, encoded by the coding sequence ATGAGTATATTGAAAAATTATACAAAGGATAAATTTCCTAAACATATAGCAATAATTATGGATGGTAATGGTAGATGGGCTAAAAACAAATCCATGATAAGAACAAGGGGGCATGAAAAAGGGGCAGAAACTTTAGAAAATATATTAAAAAAAGCAAGAAGTTTAGGAATAGAATATTTGAGTGTTTATGCATTTTCAACTGAAAATTGGAAAAGGCCAAAACTTGAAGTTGATGCCATAATGAAGCTATTTTCTAAGTATTTAGAAAAAAAGAAAGAAGAATTTAAAAATAATGATATTAGACTTGTTATAAGTGGTAATAGAGAAAATCTTTCAAAATCTTTACTTAAGCAAATAAATGAAATAGAAGATTACTTAAAAGATTGTAAAAAGATAGTTTTAAATATATGTTTTAATTATGGTGCAAGAACTGAAATAGTAGATGGTATAAAAAAATTAATAGAAGATAAGATTGAAATTAATGAAGAAAATATATCTAAATATTTATATAATTCTTTTATACCAGAACCAGATTTATTGATTAGGACTGGTGGGGAATTTAGATTAAGTAATTTTCTTCTTTGGCAAATAGCTTATTCTGAAATTTATGTTACAGATATTTTGTGGCCAGATTTTAATGAAGATGATTTTGAAAAAGCAATATTATCTTATATAAATAGAGATAGAAGATTTGGTAATGTTAAGTAG
- a CDS encoding phosphatidate cytidylyltransferase produces the protein MLSRILVIVLAVPVLLYVLISGEFTFLTFNIVVIGVAMYEFYRILKNKGNIVYDKIGIALGLSLPVLLYYRNDISFFFKYLRIFNNQHVVFDMGGFIVFCMFTIAIYQIFESRIQNSTMELLNTLFGIVYISLLFSYMILIREGIPSGKILLLYTFISIWVCDSFAYIFGIAIGGKIFHRRLSEKISPKKSIEGFIGGIVGVFIVGYYFKYMYLGIMNVFKFFGVVKEITWISEPFIAENIFKLLLLSVLIAIFSVIGDLFESKIKREFGVKDSGNILLGHGGFLDRFDSALFVLPVVYYFVKYIIF, from the coding sequence ATGTTAAGTAGGATTTTAGTTATAGTACTTGCAGTACCTGTATTATTATATGTTTTAATTTCAGGAGAATTTACTTTTTTAACATTTAATATAGTAGTTATAGGTGTTGCTATGTATGAATTTTATAGAATTTTAAAAAACAAAGGGAATATTGTTTATGATAAAATTGGTATAGCCTTAGGATTATCTCTCCCTGTTTTATTATATTATAGAAATGATATTAGTTTCTTTTTTAAATATTTGAGAATATTTAATAATCAGCATGTAGTTTTTGATATGGGTGGATTTATAGTATTTTGTATGTTTACTATAGCTATATATCAAATTTTTGAATCACGTATTCAAAACTCTACTATGGAATTATTAAATACATTATTTGGAATAGTATATATTTCTTTATTATTTTCATATATGATATTAATAAGAGAAGGAATACCTAGTGGTAAAATATTACTTTTATATACATTTATAAGTATATGGGTATGTGATAGTTTTGCATATATATTTGGTATAGCTATAGGTGGTAAAATTTTCCATAGAAGACTATCTGAAAAAATTAGTCCTAAAAAATCTATAGAAGGATTTATAGGAGGAATAGTAGGAGTATTTATAGTTGGATACTATTTTAAATATATGTATTTAGGTATTATGAATGTATTTAAATTTTTTGGAGTAGTAAAGGAAATTACATGGATTAGTGAACCATTTATTGCTGAAAATATATTTAAATTATTATTACTTTCAGTATTAATTGCAATATTTTCAGTTATAGGTGATTTGTTTGAATCTAAGATAAAAAGAGAATTTGGAGTTAAAGATAGTGGAAATATATTACTGGGACATGGAGGTTTTTTAGATAGATTTGATAGTGCCTTATTTGTCTTACCAGTAGTTTATTATTTTGTAAAATATATCATATTTTAG
- a CDS encoding pyridoxamine 5'-phosphate oxidase family protein, with protein sequence MKKKESFKKIMREHEIIALSTSYENDPNSRFVNFYYSVDTELIYFATFSDNDKVFELENNNKVSFLTIPKEGVTHVRGKGIAKKSDMSIKVFSNKIAKKVPIYKSVIKTFGEEVFIVYEIDIKDITIIMDIGSLTK encoded by the coding sequence ATGAAAAAAAAAGAGTCATTTAAAAAAATTATGAGAGAACATGAAATTATAGCATTATCTACATCTTATGAAAATGATCCAAATTCAAGATTTGTTAATTTTTATTATAGTGTAGATACTGAGCTTATATACTTTGCTACATTTAGTGATAACGATAAAGTATTTGAATTAGAAAATAATAATAAGGTATCATTTTTAACTATTCCTAAAGAAGGAGTTACTCATGTTAGAGGTAAAGGTATTGCAAAAAAAAGCGATATGAGTATTAAAGTATTTTCAAATAAGATAGCTAAAAAAGTACCTATTTATAAAAGTGTGATTAAAACTTTTGGAGAAGAAGTTTTTATTGTTTATGAAATTGATATAAAAGATATTACAATAATAATGGATATAGGAAGTTTAACAAAATAG
- a CDS encoding segregation and condensation protein A: MKDIDFSIKTEDFEGPLDLFLHLIDNKKIDISNIVISEIIDDYLKIIENETSQNLKIKVEFLAMASEILEIKAYSILSVDKKEEKEQNLEQRILEYKIIKDLAQKFSEREIEFNFSYRISGNNSKTFENVFYTLDDLKLETISKVFNELMKENKKKVETMKIEILDDFNTEKAMFEIETKFKNEKEVRFSSLFKGNFSKNRIVSFFLAVLDLFKNGEIDIYSIDDDFYIRKEKNV, from the coding sequence ATGAAAGATATTGATTTTAGTATAAAAACTGAGGACTTTGAAGGTCCACTTGATCTATTTCTTCATTTAATAGATAATAAAAAAATTGATATTTCTAATATAGTCATATCTGAAATAATAGATGATTATTTGAAGATTATTGAAAATGAAACAAGTCAAAACTTAAAAATAAAAGTTGAATTTTTAGCAATGGCTTCAGAAATATTGGAAATAAAAGCATATTCTATATTAAGTGTTGATAAAAAAGAAGAAAAAGAACAGAATTTAGAACAGAGAATTTTAGAGTATAAAATAATAAAAGATTTAGCACAAAAATTTTCTGAAAGAGAAATTGAGTTTAATTTTTCATACAGAATCAGTGGAAATAATAGTAAAACCTTTGAGAATGTTTTTTATACATTAGATGATTTAAAACTTGAAACTATAAGTAAAGTATTTAATGAGTTAATGAAAGAGAATAAGAAAAAAGTTGAGACTATGAAAATAGAAATATTGGATGATTTTAATACAGAAAAAGCCATGTTTGAAATAGAAACTAAATTTAAAAATGAAAAAGAAGTTAGATTTTCTAGCTTATTTAAAGGTAATTTTTCAAAAAATAGAATAGTCAGTTTTTTTCTTGCTGTTTTAGATTTATTTAAAAATGGTGAAATAGATATATACAGCATTGATGATGACTTTTATATAAGAAAGGAAAAAAATGTTTAG
- the ribF gene encoding riboflavin biosynthesis protein RibF has product MKIIIRDRNKIDNFMNYLDIEMVENIKFDLKTVVILGNFDGVHLGHMEIINRAIKKAKENNLKVILYTFIEYPKKKDTIITSLSEKIYILDSIKGIDYLYLDEFENVKDLDPSKFCEDILINKLNANSIFCGFNYSFGKEKKGDVDYLIENYRDKLDLNIIDPVLYDFKTETIKIVDKTNLKTYLDKGYHIISSTFIKTLIETGNMEQVNTLLGHNYTLIGKVVEGKKLARTLGFPTANICSSNRIYPIFGVYGVKVRIKGYDKEFFGVMNIGKNPTVENEGIHIETHIFDFSDFIYGNIIEVELLHNIRLERKMKDINELKEQISKDKEKWRYIINERY; this is encoded by the coding sequence ATGAAAATAATAATTAGAGATAGAAATAAGATTGATAATTTTATGAATTATTTAGATATTGAAATGGTTGAAAATATTAAATTTGATTTAAAAACAGTTGTTATACTAGGTAATTTTGATGGTGTACATTTAGGACATATGGAAATTATAAATCGTGCAATAAAAAAAGCAAAAGAAAATAATTTAAAAGTAATTTTATATACTTTTATTGAATATCCAAAGAAAAAGGATACTATTATAACTAGTTTATCTGAAAAAATATATATATTAGATTCTATAAAAGGAATAGATTATCTATATTTAGATGAATTTGAAAATGTTAAAGATTTAGATCCGAGTAAGTTTTGTGAAGATATACTTATAAATAAATTGAATGCAAATAGTATTTTTTGTGGATTCAATTATAGTTTTGGTAAAGAAAAAAAGGGTGATGTTGATTATTTAATAGAAAATTATAGAGATAAATTAGATTTAAATATTATAGACCCTGTATTATATGATTTTAAAACAGAAACTATTAAAATAGTAGATAAAACTAATTTAAAAACTTATTTAGATAAAGGATATCATATAATATCAAGTACTTTTATTAAAACACTTATAGAAACAGGTAATATGGAACAAGTTAACACTTTACTTGGGCATAACTATACTTTAATAGGAAAAGTTGTAGAAGGGAAAAAACTTGCAAGAACTCTAGGGTTCCCTACAGCAAATATTTGTTCTTCAAATAGGATATATCCAATATTTGGAGTATATGGAGTTAAGGTTAGAATAAAGGGATATGATAAAGAATTCTTTGGTGTTATGAATATAGGTAAAAATCCTACTGTAGAAAATGAAGGTATACATATAGAAACACATATTTTTGATTTTTCTGATTTTATATATGGAAATATAATAGAAGTAGAATTATTACATAATATTAGACTTGAAAGAAAAATGAAAGATATTAATGAATTAAAAGAACAAATATCAAAAGATAAAGAAAAATGGAGATATATTATAAATGAAAGATATTGA
- the murJ gene encoding murein biosynthesis integral membrane protein MurJ: protein MFRSSLVVMVINMLSRILGLVREIVIATYFGTTGYTDAYFAASRISNFFTTLLGEGSLGTAFIPLYNEIREEKGEMNAKDFVYNVTNLLISASFTISIIMILCSNFILEHILGFKDVERLSTASNLLKIMSFYLLFISISGLISSVLNNYNKFYISTLVGVVFNITIITGTMLTKNTLGIYGLGISFLLSGLFQVLIQLPSFIKILGGYKLIFNYKDPNVRNFLFLMVPTLIGIFGYQINELVDTRFAGSLKIGTISAINYASRLYLLPIGVFAISLSVVIFPSLSKSAVKGDKELFKHTLERGLNLLAMLIIPSSVGLIMYADEIISLLFKHGKFNDESVIITGEILRFYALGLIFFSTIHLLTRSHYAFKDRKLPVISSFIGIGTNIILDFLLYKKFTHQGLTFATSFAAMVNYLILFVSLKKRYIDINVMKYLKFILFSLIDSIICIVIIENIHLSNEKIELIVKLICFVIIYFAIYGIKYIKDGKQILDK from the coding sequence ATGTTTAGATCAAGTTTAGTTGTAATGGTTATAAACATGTTAAGTCGTATTTTAGGTCTTGTTAGAGAAATAGTTATAGCCACATATTTTGGGACAACAGGTTATACTGATGCCTATTTTGCTGCATCAAGAATTTCTAATTTTTTTACTACTTTACTTGGTGAAGGGTCTTTAGGTACAGCTTTTATACCATTATATAATGAAATAAGAGAAGAAAAAGGAGAAATGAATGCTAAAGATTTTGTGTATAATGTAACAAATCTTTTGATATCAGCATCATTTACAATTTCAATTATAATGATACTATGTTCGAACTTTATATTAGAACATATTTTAGGATTTAAGGATGTAGAAAGATTAAGTACTGCTTCAAATTTACTTAAGATAATGTCGTTTTATCTTTTATTTATTTCTATATCAGGTTTGATTTCATCAGTACTTAATAATTATAATAAATTCTATATATCAACTTTAGTTGGTGTAGTGTTTAATATAACTATAATTACAGGTACTATGCTTACTAAAAATACTTTAGGTATATATGGACTTGGAATATCATTTTTACTATCTGGTTTATTTCAAGTTTTAATACAGCTACCATCATTTATAAAAATATTGGGTGGTTATAAGCTTATATTTAATTATAAAGATCCTAATGTAAGGAATTTTCTTTTCTTAATGGTTCCTACATTAATAGGTATATTTGGATATCAAATAAATGAATTAGTAGATACAAGATTTGCAGGAAGTTTAAAAATAGGAACTATAAGTGCTATAAATTATGCTTCAAGATTATATTTATTACCCATAGGAGTTTTTGCAATATCTTTATCTGTAGTTATATTCCCTAGTCTATCTAAATCAGCGGTAAAAGGGGACAAAGAATTATTTAAGCATACTTTAGAACGTGGATTAAATTTATTAGCTATGTTAATAATACCATCAAGTGTTGGGTTAATAATGTATGCAGATGAAATTATCAGTTTATTATTTAAACACGGTAAATTTAATGATGAAAGTGTAATAATAACAGGAGAAATATTAAGATTTTATGCTTTAGGATTAATATTTTTCTCTACAATACATTTATTAACTAGGTCACATTATGCTTTTAAAGATAGAAAATTACCAGTAATATCTTCTTTTATAGGTATAGGTACAAATATTATTTTAGATTTTTTATTATATAAAAAGTTTACTCATCAAGGTCTTACTTTTGCAACATCATTTGCGGCAATGGTAAATTATTTAATATTATTTGTTTCACTTAAGAAAAGGTATATAGACATAAATGTTATGAAATACTTAAAATTCATACTATTTTCATTAATAGATTCAATAATATGTATAGTTATAATTGAAAATATACATTTATCAAATGAAAAAATTGAGTTAATAGTTAAGTTAATATGTTTTGTAATAATATACTTTGCAATTTATGGAATAAAATATATTAAAGATGGTAAACAAATATTAGATAAATAA
- a CDS encoding formate/nitrite transporter family protein — translation MKTPKELLDYIMHATEKREKRSFLQLSIYAILAGMSIAFGSVGNILVSANLIKENAGLAKLLGASVFPVGLILIVLLGFELFTSNCLMTVSIAEKKISITKMLKILFTVWIFNLVGSVILAYITYQTQTLSEPGIELLSSMAAHKIHTSAYDLILKGILCNVLVCGASLLGYISKDGISKMLGIWFPIMLFIVLGYDHVVANMLYLPLALMHGAEGVTLLGIIYNFFFVTIGNFIGGGIVIGLSYWYVNKD, via the coding sequence ATGAAAACCCCAAAAGAATTACTAGATTACATTATGCATGCAACAGAAAAAAGAGAAAAGAGAAGTTTTTTACAACTTAGTATATATGCTATACTTGCAGGAATGTCTATAGCATTTGGATCAGTTGGAAATATATTAGTTTCAGCAAATCTAATTAAGGAAAATGCTGGACTTGCAAAATTATTAGGTGCAAGTGTTTTCCCGGTAGGTTTAATTTTAATAGTTTTACTTGGATTTGAATTATTTACAAGTAATTGTTTAATGACAGTTAGTATAGCAGAAAAGAAAATATCTATAACTAAGATGTTGAAAATTTTATTTACTGTATGGATATTTAATTTAGTAGGTTCTGTAATATTAGCGTATATTACATATCAAACACAAACTTTAAGTGAACCAGGAATAGAATTATTATCTAGTATGGCAGCACATAAAATACACACATCAGCATATGATTTAATATTAAAAGGAATTTTATGTAATGTTTTAGTTTGTGGAGCAAGTTTATTAGGATATATTTCTAAAGATGGTATATCTAAAATGTTAGGTATATGGTTCCCTATAATGCTATTTATTGTTTTAGGATATGATCACGTTGTTGCTAATATGTTATATCTTCCTCTAGCTTTAATGCATGGTGCAGAAGGTGTAACTTTACTTGGTATAATATATAACTTTTTCTTTGTAACTATAGGTAACTTTATAGGAGGAGGAATAGTTATAGGACTTTCATACTGGTATGTAAATAAGGACTAG
- a CDS encoding HAD family hydrolase, whose amino-acid sequence MKKELLIFDLDGTLLDSLKAIANSTNKALSFYGLKTYDYKEYIYFIGKGLRTLVEKIIEKEGYSNSIDEILDKLIEFYEKEYDYELFAYKGIDKLLSYLDGNNIKYAVVTNKVDDLAKKSVLVKDLERFNFSDVIGVDNNKLDEKKPNPINVLRLIEKYNTTKEKTLFVGDMIVDYNTAMNAGVDFAYCNWGFGSLKNEEGIPDNLKFNTIEEIIKRYL is encoded by the coding sequence ATGAAAAAAGAATTATTGATTTTTGATTTAGATGGAACATTACTTGATTCATTAAAAGCTATTGCAAATTCAACTAATAAAGCACTTAGTTTTTATGGATTAAAAACATATGATTATAAAGAATATATTTATTTTATAGGTAAGGGTTTAAGAACTTTAGTGGAAAAAATAATTGAAAAAGAAGGATATAGTAATTCGATAGATGAAATATTGGATAAACTTATAGAATTTTATGAAAAAGAGTACGATTATGAACTTTTTGCATATAAAGGTATAGATAAACTTTTAAGTTATTTAGATGGAAATAATATAAAATATGCAGTAGTTACAAATAAAGTAGATGATTTAGCTAAAAAATCAGTACTTGTAAAAGATCTTGAAAGATTTAATTTTTCAGATGTTATAGGTGTGGATAATAATAAGTTAGATGAAAAAAAACCAAATCCAATAAATGTTTTAAGATTAATAGAAAAGTATAATACAACTAAAGAAAAAACTTTATTTGTTGGAGATATGATAGTTGACTATAACACAGCTATGAATGCAGGAGTGGATTTTGCATATTGTAATTGGGGGTTTGGATCTCTTAAAAATGAAGAAGGTATACCTGATAATTTAAAATTTAATACTATAGAAGAAATAATAAAAAGATATTTATGA